A single genomic interval of Camelina sativa cultivar DH55 chromosome 11, Cs, whole genome shotgun sequence harbors:
- the LOC104721629 gene encoding homeobox protein knotted-1-like 5 isoform X2 translates to MSFNNSSHLLPPQEDLPLRHFSDQSQQPPPPPQQRHFSETPSLVTASFLNHPSTLATTESDLAPPHRNGDNSAADANPRWLSFHTEIQNTGEVRSEVVDGVNADGETILGVVGGEDWRSASYKAAILRHPMYEQLLAAHVACLRVATPVDQIPRIDAQLSQLHTVADKYSTLGVVVDNKELDHFMSHYVVLLCSFKEQLQHHVCVHAMEAITACWEIEQSLQSLTGVSPSESNGKTMSDDEDDNQVDSEVNMFDGSLDGSDCLMGFGPLVPTERERSLMERVKKELKHELKQGFKEKIVDIREEIMRKRRAGKLPGDTTSVLKEWWRTHSKWPYPTEEDKAKLVQETGLQLKQINNWFINQRKRNWNSNTSTSSTLSKNKRKR, encoded by the exons ATGTCGTTTAACAACAGCTCTCACCTCCTTCCTCCACAAGAAGACCTTCCTCTCCGACACTTCTCCGACCAATCACAGCaacctcctccgccgccgcagCAGCGTCACTTCTCCGAAACACCTTCGCTCGTCACCGCCAGTTTCCTCAACCACCCTTCCACCCTAGCCACGACGGAGTCCGATCTCGCTCCTCCGCACCGCAACGGAGACAATTCCGCTGCTGATGCTAACCCACGGTGGCTCTCTTTTCATACGGAGATCCAAAACACCGGAGAAGTCCGTTCTGAAGTTGTCGACGGGGTCAACGCCGACGGTGAAACGATACTCGGTGTTGTTGGAGGTGAAGATTGGCGGAGCGCTAGCTATAAGGCTGCGATTTTGAGACATCCGATGTACGAGCAGCTTCTTGCGGCTCATGTGGCTTGCCTTAGGGTTGCTACTCCCGTTGACCAGATTCCGAGGATCGATGCTCAGCTCAGTCAGTTGCACACCGTTGCCGACAAGTACTCCACTCTTGGTGTGGTTGTGGACAACAAGGAACTTGATCATTTTATg TCACATTATGTTGTGTTGCTATGTTCATTCAAAGAACAACTCCAGCACCACGTTTGTGTCCATGCAATGGAAGCTATTACTGCTTGTTGGGAGATCGAACAATCACTTCAATCCCTAACTG GAGTTTCTCCAAGTGAAAGTAATGGCAAGACAATGtcggatgatgaagatgataatcaAGTAGATAGCGAGGTCAACATGTTTGATGGAAGTTTGGACGGTTCAGATTGCTTGATGGGGTTTGGTCCTCTTGTTCCTACCGAACGAGAGAGATCCTTGATGGAACGTGTGAAGAAAGAACTGAAGCATGAGCTTAAACAG GGTTTCAAAGAGAAGATTGTGGACATAAGAGAAGAGATcatgaggaagagaagagcGGGGAAGCTGCCTGGAGATACAACTTCTGTACTCAAAGAGTGGTGGCGTACTCACTCAAAATGGCCATACCCAACT GAGGAAGATAAGGCAAAACTGGTACAAGAAACCGGTTTGCAgttgaaacaaatcaacaattgGTTCATCAACCAGAGGAAAAGAAACTGGAACAGCAATACTTCAACATCATCTACTCTCTCCAAGAACAAACGCAAACG GTGA
- the LOC104721630 gene encoding uncharacterized protein LOC104721630, which translates to MKKTASASAKIPVKDDWVKTAMTDDEMVVELLLRLKHAGTDNPAANLPPLRWGNRQRRSRSSRFAGGGGGVVTVSIKKDVDSVRASPKTPLSWSGGSGSRGGSGSRGGSASPSADGFEDTSRQASCSTSTGSGSKVFPTNEITSSFSRRLKKKRSSSELKNEENLKLKERLDLEKEIASLRATFNEQNVRNQRLKRIKLDLSSGRVKNETRFDLIHKPQPVPKSCRVEGDSENQGSVFFLPDLNMVPSEEEILYGTS; encoded by the exons ATGAAGAAGACTGCGTCGGCGTCAGCTAAGATTCCGGTGAAAGATGACTGGGTGAAGACGGCGATGACAGACGACGAGATGGTTGTTGAGCTTCTGTTACGGCTAAAACATGCTGGAACTGATAATCCGGCGGCGAATCTACCTCCGTTACGATGGGGAAACCGTCAACGACGGTCTCGTTCCTCAAGATTCGctggcggcggcggcggcgttGTTACCGTTTCGATTAAGAAAGACGTGGATTCCGTTAGAGCTAGTCCGAAGACTCCTCTCTCCTGGAGTGGCGGATCTGGAAGCCGTGGCGGATCTGGAAGTCGCGGCGGCTCTGCGTCTCCTTCCGCCGATGGATTCGAGGATACTAGCCGTCAAGCTAGCTGCTCTACGTCTACAGGATCTGGATCTAAG GTCTTTCCCACAAACGAAATCACTAGTTCTTTCTCcaggagattgaagaaaaaGAGG tCATCTTCTGAGCTTAAAAACGAAGAGAACTTAAAGTTGAAAGAAAGACTAGACCTTGAAAAG GAGATTGCAAGTCTCCGAGCAACATTCAACGAACAAAACGTAAGGAATCAAAGACTGAAGAGGATTAAg ctTGACTTGAGCTCAGGCCGTGTCAAGAACGAGACTCGGTTTGATCTTATTCATAAACCACAACCCGTACCAAAATCTTGCAGAGTAGAAGGTGACTCGGAAAATCAGGGGAGTGTCTTCTTCCTCCCTGATCTCAACATGGTACCTTCAGAGGAAGAGATATTGTACGGAACCAGCTAG
- the LOC104721632 gene encoding B3 domain-containing transcription repressor VAL2 isoform X3, protein MESTKVCMNALCGAVSTSGEWKKGWPMRSGDLASLCDKCGSAYEQSIFCQVFHAEESGWRECTSCDKRLHCGCIASRFMMELLDNGSVTCISCAKKSALFSMNVSQESNGRDLSSFASPEHVGSVLERTNLKHLLHFQRIGSTQSSLQMKQEESLLRSRLDALRHKTERKELQELSAQPNLSISLGPTLMSSPFHDAVVDDRSKATSIFQLAPRSRQLLPKPANSAPTAAGMEPNGSLVSQIHVARPPPEGRGKTQLLPRYWPRITDQELQQLSGHSNSKIIPLFEKVLSASDAGRIGRLVLPKACAEAYFPPISQPEGLPLKIQDIKGKEWVFQFRFWPNNNSRMYVLEGVTPCIQSMQLQAGDTVTFSRTEPEGKLVMGYRKATNSTATQMFKGSNEPNLNMFSNNLNPGCGDINWSKLEKTEDMGKDNLFLQSSLTSARKRVRNIGTKSKRLLIDSVDVLELKVTWDEAQELLRPPQSAKPSIVTLEDQDFEEYDEPPVFGKKTVFVSRQTGEQEQWVQCDACGKWRRLPVDTLLPPKWLCSDNLLDPARSSCSAPDELSPREHDTLVRQSKEFKRRRMASTNEKLNQAQEASAAETLANAGITTTGEQGEIAVAATTKHPRHRAGCSCIVCSQPPSGKGKHKPTCTCTVCEAVKRRFRTLMMRKRSRGEAGQASQQAQSESRDETEVESIPAVEPAAGENIDLNSDPGASRVSMMSLLQAAAFPLEAYLKQKAVSNTAGEQQSSDMVSTEHGSSSAAQEQDKDTNGAQEPVS, encoded by the exons ATGGAGTCAACAAAGGTCTGCATGAATGCACTGTGCGGAGCAGTCTCAACGTCGGGCGAGTGGAAGAAAGGCTGGCCTATGCGATCTGGCGATTTGGCCTCTCTCTGCGATAAGTGTGG GTCCGCATACGAGCAATCCATTTTCTGTCAAGTGTTTCACGCCGAGGAGTCTGGTTGGAGAGAGTGTACTTCATGTGacaag CGCCTTCACTGTGGATGCATTGCTTCCAGATTTATGATGGAGCTTCTAGATAATGGCAGCGTGACCTGTATAAGTTGCGCTAAGAAGTCTGCACTATTTTCT ATGAATGTCAGTCAAGAATCCAACGGTAGGGACTTGTCTTCGTTTGCTTCACCAGAGCATGTAGGCAGTGTTCTTGAGAGGACAAATCTTAAGCACTTGCTCCACTTTCAAAGAATCGGCTCCACTCAATCTTCTCTTCAAATGAAACAAGAAGAATCTCTGCTTCGTTCCAGACTAGATGCTCTTAGACACAAAACTGAAAGGAAAGAGTTGCAGGAATTATCTGCACAGCCAAACTTGAGCATTTCACTTGGACCTACGCTTATGTCGAGTCCATTTCATGATGCTGTTGTTGATGACAGAAGTAAGGCTACTTCGATTTTCCAACTGGCCCCTCGGTCCAGGCAACTGCTTCCAAAACCTGCAAATTCAGCTCCCACTGCTGCTGGTATGGAGCCTAACGGGAGCCTGGTGTCGCAGATTCATGTCGCTCGGCCTCCTCCAGAAGGTCGCGGGAAGACCCAATTGCTTCCTCGTTACTGGCCTAGGATTACTGACCAAGAGCTGCAGCAATTATCTGGACA CTCAAATTCCAAAATTATACCACTCTTTGAAAAAGTTCTGAGTGCTAGCGATGCGGGTCGTATTGGTCGACTGGTTCTTCCGAAAGCATGTGCAGAG GCCTATTTCCCCCCGATCTCTCAACCCGAGGGTCTCCCGTTAAAGATACAAGACATAAAAGGGAAAGAGTGGGTGTTCCAGTTCAGATTTTGGCCTAATAATAACAGCAGGATGTACGTTTTGGAGGGTGTGACTCCTTGCATACAGTCCATGCAGTTGCAAGCTGGTGACACTG TAACGTTCAGCCGTACAGAACCTGAAGGAAAACTCGTAATGGGATACCGTAAAGCGACAAACTCTACAGCAACACAG ATGTTCAAGGGAAGCAATGAACCCAATCTAAACATGTTTTCCAACAACTTGAATCCGGGATGTGGTGACATCAACTGGTCTAAACTAGAGAAGACTGAGGACATGGGAAAGGATAACTTATTTCTTCAGTCGTCCCTAACTTCTGCTAGGAAACGGGTTCGGAACATTGGGACTAAGAGCAAGCGTCTTCTCATTGATAGCGTAGATGTTCTGGAACTGAAAGTAACTTGGGATGAGGCACAGGAACTGCTGCGGCCGCCCCAATCCGCCAAACCCAGCATCGTTACGTTGGAAGATCAAGATTTTGAAGAATATGAC GAACCACCAGTTTTCGGGAAGAAGACCGTTTTTGTGTCACGTCAAACAGG GGAACAAGAGCAATGGGTGCAGTGTGATGCTTGTGGGAAATGGCGACGGCTGCCTGTGGATACTCTTCTTCCACCAAAATGGTTGTGCTCCGATAATCTCTTGGATCCTGCCAG GTCTTCATGTTCTGCACCTGATGAACTCTCTCCAAGAGAACATGATACACTTGTCCGGCAGAGTAAAG AGTTCAAAAGGAGGAGAATGGCATCAACAAACGAAAAGCTAAACCAGGCGCAGGAGGCATCTGCCGCGGAAACTTTAGCAAATGCAGGCATCACCACGACCGGTGAACAAGGGGAAATCGCGGTTGCAGCCACGACCAAGCATCCAAGACACCGGGCAGGGTGTTCGTGCATTGTCTGCAGCCAACCGCCGAGCGGAAAAGGCAAACACAAGCCGACATGCACATGCACTGTGTGCGAGGCAGTGAAGAGGCGGTTTAGGACGCTCATGATGCGGAAGCGGAGCAGGGGAGAGGCAGGACAGGCAAGCCAACAGGCACAGTCCGAGAGCAGAGATGAGACAGAAGTGGAGAGCATTCCAGCGGTTGAGCCAGCCGCAGGGGAAAATATTGACTTAAACTCAGACCCGGGGGCTTCCCGAGTAAGCATGATGAGCCTTCTCCAAGCTGCAGCTTTTCCTCTGGAGGCATATCTGAAACAAAAGGCTGTTTCCAATACAGCAGGAGAACAGCAAAGCAGTGATATGGTAAGCACAGAGCACGGATCGTCCTCAGCGGCACAAGAACAGGACAAAGACACAAACGGAGCTCAGGAACCTGTAAGCTAA
- the LOC104721632 gene encoding B3 domain-containing transcription repressor VAL2 isoform X1 yields MESTKVCMNALCGAVSTSGEWKKGWPMRSGDLASLCDKCGSAYEQSIFCQVFHAEESGWRECTSCDKRLHCGCIASRFMMELLDNGSVTCISCAKKSALFSMNVSQESNGRDLSSFASPEHVGSVLERTNLKHLLHFQRIGSTQSSLQMKQEESLLRSRLDALRHKTERKELQELSAQPNLSISLGPTLMSSPFHDAVVDDRSKATSIFQLAPRSRQLLPKPANSAPTAAGMEPNGSLVSQIHVARPPPEGRGKTQLLPRYWPRITDQELQQLSGQYPHLSNSKIIPLFEKVLSASDAGRIGRLVLPKACAEAYFPPISQPEGLPLKIQDIKGKEWVFQFRFWPNNNSRMYVLEGVTPCIQSMQLQAGDTVTFSRTEPEGKLVMGYRKATNSTATQMFKGSNEPNLNMFSNNLNPGCGDINWSKLEKTEDMGKDNLFLQSSLTSARKRVRNIGTKSKRLLIDSVDVLELKVTWDEAQELLRPPQSAKPSIVTLEDQDFEEYDEPPVFGKKTVFVSRQTGEQEQWVQCDACGKWRRLPVDTLLPPKWLCSDNLLDPARSSCSAPDELSPREHDTLVRQSKEFKRRRMASTNEKLNQAQEASAAETLANAGITTTGEQGEIAVAATTKHPRHRAGCSCIVCSQPPSGKGKHKPTCTCTVCEAVKRRFRTLMMRKRSRGEAGQASQQAQSESRDETEVESIPAVEPAAGENIDLNSDPGASRVSMMSLLQAAAFPLEAYLKQKAVSNTAGEQQSSDMVSTEHGSSSAAQEQDKDTNGAQEPVS; encoded by the exons ATGGAGTCAACAAAGGTCTGCATGAATGCACTGTGCGGAGCAGTCTCAACGTCGGGCGAGTGGAAGAAAGGCTGGCCTATGCGATCTGGCGATTTGGCCTCTCTCTGCGATAAGTGTGG GTCCGCATACGAGCAATCCATTTTCTGTCAAGTGTTTCACGCCGAGGAGTCTGGTTGGAGAGAGTGTACTTCATGTGacaag CGCCTTCACTGTGGATGCATTGCTTCCAGATTTATGATGGAGCTTCTAGATAATGGCAGCGTGACCTGTATAAGTTGCGCTAAGAAGTCTGCACTATTTTCT ATGAATGTCAGTCAAGAATCCAACGGTAGGGACTTGTCTTCGTTTGCTTCACCAGAGCATGTAGGCAGTGTTCTTGAGAGGACAAATCTTAAGCACTTGCTCCACTTTCAAAGAATCGGCTCCACTCAATCTTCTCTTCAAATGAAACAAGAAGAATCTCTGCTTCGTTCCAGACTAGATGCTCTTAGACACAAAACTGAAAGGAAAGAGTTGCAGGAATTATCTGCACAGCCAAACTTGAGCATTTCACTTGGACCTACGCTTATGTCGAGTCCATTTCATGATGCTGTTGTTGATGACAGAAGTAAGGCTACTTCGATTTTCCAACTGGCCCCTCGGTCCAGGCAACTGCTTCCAAAACCTGCAAATTCAGCTCCCACTGCTGCTGGTATGGAGCCTAACGGGAGCCTGGTGTCGCAGATTCATGTCGCTCGGCCTCCTCCAGAAGGTCGCGGGAAGACCCAATTGCTTCCTCGTTACTGGCCTAGGATTACTGACCAAGAGCTGCAGCAATTATCTGGACAGTATCCTCATCT CTCAAATTCCAAAATTATACCACTCTTTGAAAAAGTTCTGAGTGCTAGCGATGCGGGTCGTATTGGTCGACTGGTTCTTCCGAAAGCATGTGCAGAG GCCTATTTCCCCCCGATCTCTCAACCCGAGGGTCTCCCGTTAAAGATACAAGACATAAAAGGGAAAGAGTGGGTGTTCCAGTTCAGATTTTGGCCTAATAATAACAGCAGGATGTACGTTTTGGAGGGTGTGACTCCTTGCATACAGTCCATGCAGTTGCAAGCTGGTGACACTG TAACGTTCAGCCGTACAGAACCTGAAGGAAAACTCGTAATGGGATACCGTAAAGCGACAAACTCTACAGCAACACAG ATGTTCAAGGGAAGCAATGAACCCAATCTAAACATGTTTTCCAACAACTTGAATCCGGGATGTGGTGACATCAACTGGTCTAAACTAGAGAAGACTGAGGACATGGGAAAGGATAACTTATTTCTTCAGTCGTCCCTAACTTCTGCTAGGAAACGGGTTCGGAACATTGGGACTAAGAGCAAGCGTCTTCTCATTGATAGCGTAGATGTTCTGGAACTGAAAGTAACTTGGGATGAGGCACAGGAACTGCTGCGGCCGCCCCAATCCGCCAAACCCAGCATCGTTACGTTGGAAGATCAAGATTTTGAAGAATATGAC GAACCACCAGTTTTCGGGAAGAAGACCGTTTTTGTGTCACGTCAAACAGG GGAACAAGAGCAATGGGTGCAGTGTGATGCTTGTGGGAAATGGCGACGGCTGCCTGTGGATACTCTTCTTCCACCAAAATGGTTGTGCTCCGATAATCTCTTGGATCCTGCCAG GTCTTCATGTTCTGCACCTGATGAACTCTCTCCAAGAGAACATGATACACTTGTCCGGCAGAGTAAAG AGTTCAAAAGGAGGAGAATGGCATCAACAAACGAAAAGCTAAACCAGGCGCAGGAGGCATCTGCCGCGGAAACTTTAGCAAATGCAGGCATCACCACGACCGGTGAACAAGGGGAAATCGCGGTTGCAGCCACGACCAAGCATCCAAGACACCGGGCAGGGTGTTCGTGCATTGTCTGCAGCCAACCGCCGAGCGGAAAAGGCAAACACAAGCCGACATGCACATGCACTGTGTGCGAGGCAGTGAAGAGGCGGTTTAGGACGCTCATGATGCGGAAGCGGAGCAGGGGAGAGGCAGGACAGGCAAGCCAACAGGCACAGTCCGAGAGCAGAGATGAGACAGAAGTGGAGAGCATTCCAGCGGTTGAGCCAGCCGCAGGGGAAAATATTGACTTAAACTCAGACCCGGGGGCTTCCCGAGTAAGCATGATGAGCCTTCTCCAAGCTGCAGCTTTTCCTCTGGAGGCATATCTGAAACAAAAGGCTGTTTCCAATACAGCAGGAGAACAGCAAAGCAGTGATATGGTAAGCACAGAGCACGGATCGTCCTCAGCGGCACAAGAACAGGACAAAGACACAAACGGAGCTCAGGAACCTGTAAGCTAA
- the LOC104721631 gene encoding uncharacterized protein LOC104721631, with the protein MGVAVLNPQDCLKDPFSHMRYHPRNPSACPNRQKKPVSNNRTRRSPPRNQSTRSPSPPVAPPLPPPRAAFVPKGTVKKSPKNTVAVGQVRILKRGEEIPSKATDLVVVKTDLVVDKSDLGSTRRVGPDPGLIPSQIRLSGRKSKSVPFYAGPVTMTSPPPSDVPLPAFFTKKSVSLFQAADATNDLIRMLRLDIA; encoded by the coding sequence ATGGGCGTCGCCGTTCTCAACCCGCAAGACTGTTTGAAAGATCCGTTCTCCCACATGAGATATCATCCCCGTAACCCTAGCGCGTGTCCCAACAGGCAGAAAAAGCCCGTTTCCAACAACCGTACGCGCCGGAGTCCTCCACGTAACCAATCGACCagatctccttctcctcctgtaGCGCcgcctcttcctcctccacgCGCGGCTTTCGTTCCAAAAGGAACGGTCAAGAAGAGTCCCAAAAACACCGTAGCCGTCGGTCAGGTGAGAATCCTGAAGCGCGGCGAAGAAATCCCGAGCAAGGCTACAGATCTGGTTGTTGTAAAGACAGATCTGGTTGTTGACAAGTCAGATCTGGGATCTACTCGTCGGGTTGGACCCGATCCGGGTTTGATTCCGAGTCAGATCCGTTTGTCTGGCCGCAAATCGAAATCAGTCCCGTTTTACGCCGGTCCGGTCACCATGACCTCGCCGCCTCCGAGCGATGTACCGCTTCCAGCTTTTTTCACCAAGAAGAGCGTCTCTTTGTTCCAAGCCGCCGATGCAACCAATGATCTGATCAGGATGCTTCGTCTAGACATCGCCTGA
- the LOC104721632 gene encoding B3 domain-containing transcription repressor VAL2 isoform X2: MESTKVCMNALCGAVSTSGEWKKGWPMRSGDLASLCDKCGSAYEQSIFCQVFHAEESGWRECTSCDKRLHCGCIASRFMMELLDNGSVTCISCAKKSALFSNVSQESNGRDLSSFASPEHVGSVLERTNLKHLLHFQRIGSTQSSLQMKQEESLLRSRLDALRHKTERKELQELSAQPNLSISLGPTLMSSPFHDAVVDDRSKATSIFQLAPRSRQLLPKPANSAPTAAGMEPNGSLVSQIHVARPPPEGRGKTQLLPRYWPRITDQELQQLSGQYPHLSNSKIIPLFEKVLSASDAGRIGRLVLPKACAEAYFPPISQPEGLPLKIQDIKGKEWVFQFRFWPNNNSRMYVLEGVTPCIQSMQLQAGDTVTFSRTEPEGKLVMGYRKATNSTATQMFKGSNEPNLNMFSNNLNPGCGDINWSKLEKTEDMGKDNLFLQSSLTSARKRVRNIGTKSKRLLIDSVDVLELKVTWDEAQELLRPPQSAKPSIVTLEDQDFEEYDEPPVFGKKTVFVSRQTGEQEQWVQCDACGKWRRLPVDTLLPPKWLCSDNLLDPARSSCSAPDELSPREHDTLVRQSKEFKRRRMASTNEKLNQAQEASAAETLANAGITTTGEQGEIAVAATTKHPRHRAGCSCIVCSQPPSGKGKHKPTCTCTVCEAVKRRFRTLMMRKRSRGEAGQASQQAQSESRDETEVESIPAVEPAAGENIDLNSDPGASRVSMMSLLQAAAFPLEAYLKQKAVSNTAGEQQSSDMVSTEHGSSSAAQEQDKDTNGAQEPVS, translated from the exons ATGGAGTCAACAAAGGTCTGCATGAATGCACTGTGCGGAGCAGTCTCAACGTCGGGCGAGTGGAAGAAAGGCTGGCCTATGCGATCTGGCGATTTGGCCTCTCTCTGCGATAAGTGTGG GTCCGCATACGAGCAATCCATTTTCTGTCAAGTGTTTCACGCCGAGGAGTCTGGTTGGAGAGAGTGTACTTCATGTGacaag CGCCTTCACTGTGGATGCATTGCTTCCAGATTTATGATGGAGCTTCTAGATAATGGCAGCGTGACCTGTATAAGTTGCGCTAAGAAGTCTGCACTATTTTCT AATGTCAGTCAAGAATCCAACGGTAGGGACTTGTCTTCGTTTGCTTCACCAGAGCATGTAGGCAGTGTTCTTGAGAGGACAAATCTTAAGCACTTGCTCCACTTTCAAAGAATCGGCTCCACTCAATCTTCTCTTCAAATGAAACAAGAAGAATCTCTGCTTCGTTCCAGACTAGATGCTCTTAGACACAAAACTGAAAGGAAAGAGTTGCAGGAATTATCTGCACAGCCAAACTTGAGCATTTCACTTGGACCTACGCTTATGTCGAGTCCATTTCATGATGCTGTTGTTGATGACAGAAGTAAGGCTACTTCGATTTTCCAACTGGCCCCTCGGTCCAGGCAACTGCTTCCAAAACCTGCAAATTCAGCTCCCACTGCTGCTGGTATGGAGCCTAACGGGAGCCTGGTGTCGCAGATTCATGTCGCTCGGCCTCCTCCAGAAGGTCGCGGGAAGACCCAATTGCTTCCTCGTTACTGGCCTAGGATTACTGACCAAGAGCTGCAGCAATTATCTGGACAGTATCCTCATCT CTCAAATTCCAAAATTATACCACTCTTTGAAAAAGTTCTGAGTGCTAGCGATGCGGGTCGTATTGGTCGACTGGTTCTTCCGAAAGCATGTGCAGAG GCCTATTTCCCCCCGATCTCTCAACCCGAGGGTCTCCCGTTAAAGATACAAGACATAAAAGGGAAAGAGTGGGTGTTCCAGTTCAGATTTTGGCCTAATAATAACAGCAGGATGTACGTTTTGGAGGGTGTGACTCCTTGCATACAGTCCATGCAGTTGCAAGCTGGTGACACTG TAACGTTCAGCCGTACAGAACCTGAAGGAAAACTCGTAATGGGATACCGTAAAGCGACAAACTCTACAGCAACACAG ATGTTCAAGGGAAGCAATGAACCCAATCTAAACATGTTTTCCAACAACTTGAATCCGGGATGTGGTGACATCAACTGGTCTAAACTAGAGAAGACTGAGGACATGGGAAAGGATAACTTATTTCTTCAGTCGTCCCTAACTTCTGCTAGGAAACGGGTTCGGAACATTGGGACTAAGAGCAAGCGTCTTCTCATTGATAGCGTAGATGTTCTGGAACTGAAAGTAACTTGGGATGAGGCACAGGAACTGCTGCGGCCGCCCCAATCCGCCAAACCCAGCATCGTTACGTTGGAAGATCAAGATTTTGAAGAATATGAC GAACCACCAGTTTTCGGGAAGAAGACCGTTTTTGTGTCACGTCAAACAGG GGAACAAGAGCAATGGGTGCAGTGTGATGCTTGTGGGAAATGGCGACGGCTGCCTGTGGATACTCTTCTTCCACCAAAATGGTTGTGCTCCGATAATCTCTTGGATCCTGCCAG GTCTTCATGTTCTGCACCTGATGAACTCTCTCCAAGAGAACATGATACACTTGTCCGGCAGAGTAAAG AGTTCAAAAGGAGGAGAATGGCATCAACAAACGAAAAGCTAAACCAGGCGCAGGAGGCATCTGCCGCGGAAACTTTAGCAAATGCAGGCATCACCACGACCGGTGAACAAGGGGAAATCGCGGTTGCAGCCACGACCAAGCATCCAAGACACCGGGCAGGGTGTTCGTGCATTGTCTGCAGCCAACCGCCGAGCGGAAAAGGCAAACACAAGCCGACATGCACATGCACTGTGTGCGAGGCAGTGAAGAGGCGGTTTAGGACGCTCATGATGCGGAAGCGGAGCAGGGGAGAGGCAGGACAGGCAAGCCAACAGGCACAGTCCGAGAGCAGAGATGAGACAGAAGTGGAGAGCATTCCAGCGGTTGAGCCAGCCGCAGGGGAAAATATTGACTTAAACTCAGACCCGGGGGCTTCCCGAGTAAGCATGATGAGCCTTCTCCAAGCTGCAGCTTTTCCTCTGGAGGCATATCTGAAACAAAAGGCTGTTTCCAATACAGCAGGAGAACAGCAAAGCAGTGATATGGTAAGCACAGAGCACGGATCGTCCTCAGCGGCACAAGAACAGGACAAAGACACAAACGGAGCTCAGGAACCTGTAAGCTAA
- the LOC104721629 gene encoding homeobox protein knotted-1-like 5 isoform X1, whose amino-acid sequence MSFNNSSHLLPPQEDLPLRHFSDQSQQPPPPPQQRHFSETPSLVTASFLNHPSTLATTESDLAPPHRNGDNSAADANPRWLSFHTEIQNTGEVRSEVVDGVNADGETILGVVGGEDWRSASYKAAILRHPMYEQLLAAHVACLRVATPVDQIPRIDAQLSQLHTVADKYSTLGVVVDNKELDHFMSHYVVLLCSFKEQLQHHVCVHAMEAITACWEIEQSLQSLTGVSPSESNGKTMSDDEDDNQVDSEVNMFDGSLDGSDCLMGFGPLVPTERERSLMERVKKELKHELKQGFKEKIVDIREEIMRKRRAGKLPGDTTSVLKEWWRTHSKWPYPTEEDKAKLVQETGLQLKQINNWFINQRKRNWNSNTSTSSTLSKNKRKRTDKS is encoded by the exons ATGTCGTTTAACAACAGCTCTCACCTCCTTCCTCCACAAGAAGACCTTCCTCTCCGACACTTCTCCGACCAATCACAGCaacctcctccgccgccgcagCAGCGTCACTTCTCCGAAACACCTTCGCTCGTCACCGCCAGTTTCCTCAACCACCCTTCCACCCTAGCCACGACGGAGTCCGATCTCGCTCCTCCGCACCGCAACGGAGACAATTCCGCTGCTGATGCTAACCCACGGTGGCTCTCTTTTCATACGGAGATCCAAAACACCGGAGAAGTCCGTTCTGAAGTTGTCGACGGGGTCAACGCCGACGGTGAAACGATACTCGGTGTTGTTGGAGGTGAAGATTGGCGGAGCGCTAGCTATAAGGCTGCGATTTTGAGACATCCGATGTACGAGCAGCTTCTTGCGGCTCATGTGGCTTGCCTTAGGGTTGCTACTCCCGTTGACCAGATTCCGAGGATCGATGCTCAGCTCAGTCAGTTGCACACCGTTGCCGACAAGTACTCCACTCTTGGTGTGGTTGTGGACAACAAGGAACTTGATCATTTTATg TCACATTATGTTGTGTTGCTATGTTCATTCAAAGAACAACTCCAGCACCACGTTTGTGTCCATGCAATGGAAGCTATTACTGCTTGTTGGGAGATCGAACAATCACTTCAATCCCTAACTG GAGTTTCTCCAAGTGAAAGTAATGGCAAGACAATGtcggatgatgaagatgataatcaAGTAGATAGCGAGGTCAACATGTTTGATGGAAGTTTGGACGGTTCAGATTGCTTGATGGGGTTTGGTCCTCTTGTTCCTACCGAACGAGAGAGATCCTTGATGGAACGTGTGAAGAAAGAACTGAAGCATGAGCTTAAACAG GGTTTCAAAGAGAAGATTGTGGACATAAGAGAAGAGATcatgaggaagagaagagcGGGGAAGCTGCCTGGAGATACAACTTCTGTACTCAAAGAGTGGTGGCGTACTCACTCAAAATGGCCATACCCAACT GAGGAAGATAAGGCAAAACTGGTACAAGAAACCGGTTTGCAgttgaaacaaatcaacaattgGTTCATCAACCAGAGGAAAAGAAACTGGAACAGCAATACTTCAACATCATCTACTCTCTCCAAGAACAAACGCAAACG GACCGACAAGTCGTAG